The Meiothermus sp. genome segment ATCCTTTTTAACTTCATACTGCGGTGCGAAGTCTGCTTCAAGATTAACACCCAACTCACGTTCGGGCAGGTCGGCTACGTGGCCCTTGCTGGCCCGTACCTCATAGCCTGCCCCCAGCATTTTCTGAATGCTCTTGGCCTTGGCGGGTGACTCCACAACAATCAGGGTCGAATCCGGCATACGGCTCAGTATATGGACGAAGGGCTGGTAGTTTGTCAAGGGCAGGAATCACGGGGTGGATTTGAAGTGTAGATGAAAAACCAGTCTCAAACGTCTCTTTTGGCATTTCTTGTGGGGTCTCATACGGGGTTCAAAAAGACAGTTCTCAAATGCAATAAATCCCAGAGGCTGAATTTTTGAATCCTAAAGCACACCCCTTCCTGTCGGTCGGCGAAAAAAAGCGTCTCCCTTCCAAAGGGGCTTACGCCCTTTGCTATGCGGATAACTTCCAGGGGGCGGTATCGCCCTCCGCTACGCGGAGAACTTCGGCCTTGTTAGTTCGTCACTGAAGGGTAACGAATCAACCGAAGCTGGTTCATATGGGCGAAAAACCCGGGAAGCTTTTGGGCAGCAGCCCACGCTCGAAAGCGGCTTTACTAAGTTCTTCGCGGAAGTTGGGGTGGGCAATACTAATAAGGGCTTGGGCCCGCTCGCGTAGGCTCTTGCCAAAGAGTTCGGCCACCCCATATTCGGTCACGACATAGTGGACATCGGCCCTGGTTGTCACAACCCCTGCGCCGGGTTTGAGCAGGGGAACAATACGGCTCAAGGTGTTGTTCTTGCCGGTGCTGGGCAGCGCAATGATGGGTTTTCCACTGTTGCTGGCTGCTGCCCCTCGGATAAAGTCGAGCTGCCCACCGAAGCCGGAGTAGATACGGGTGCCAATGGAATCGGCGCAGACCTGACCGGTGAGGTCTACCTCGAGGGCTGAATTAATGGCAACCATGTTGTCGTTACGAGCTACATTGAAGGGATCGTTAACCCAATCGGCGGGTCGCATCTCGAAGAGGGGGTTGTTGTGCACAAAGCGGTAAAGCCGTTCGGAGCCCAGCACGAAGGTACCCACTACCTTGCCCGGCAGCAGGCTCTTGCGCTGTCCGGTCACGATGCCTTTTTCCAGGGCCTCCATCACCCCATCGGAAACCATCTCGGTATGGATGCCCAGGTCTTGCCGTCCGATTAGGTTGGCCAGCACAGCATCGGGGATGGTGCCAATCCCCATCTGCAAGGTACAGCCATCGTCAATAAGGTCGGCTACATATTTGCCAATTTTGGCCTCGACCTCTCCAAAAGTGTCTCTGGGTAACATCGGTAGGGGAAAGTCCACCTCCACAAAGGCGGCAAATTTGGAGACGTGCACAAAGGTGTCTCCCAGGGTACGTGGCATCTGCGGGTTAACCAGTGCAATGACCCGGCGGGCATTCTCTACTGCAGCCTTTGCTGCAATGATTTCTACACCCAGGCTGACAAAGCCAAACTCATCTGGGGGCGAAACCTGCACCAGGGCATAATCCAGGGGCAAAACCCCCCGCTTGAATAGCCAAGGAACCTGATGCAGCATAACCGGTACATAGTCGGCCCGCCCACTGTTGACGGCCTCCCGGTCGGCGGGACCTACAAATAGCGAACGTCGGCGAAAGTGGCCCTCCATCTCGGGGGCCAGAAAGGGGTCGGAGCCCATTTGAAGCACGTGAACCAGTTCAACGTTCTCCAACTCGCCTTTCCGCTGGGCCAGGGCTTCCAGGAGGGGAGTAGGGGTGGCAGCATTCCCCGAGACGTAGATCCTCGAGTTGCTCTTGACCATTCCGGCGGCCAGTTCTAGGTCAACCAGCTTGCTTTGATAGACCTTTTCTACCTCGCTGCGTCCCAGGGCCTTGCCCGTACGTGAAATGGTTTCCATGAACCCATGCTAGCGCTGCCGAGGCGGGACAGATGACCGGGGAATTGATCAGGGGGTATGGGGCAAGGGCTGGGGGAAAAAATGAGTGATTGATCGTAACGCGAATATAACGCTCGAGCCGCTAG includes the following:
- a CDS encoding acetyl-CoA hydrolase/transferase family protein, producing METISRTGKALGRSEVEKVYQSKLVDLELAAGMVKSNSRIYVSGNAATPTPLLEALAQRKGELENVELVHVLQMGSDPFLAPEMEGHFRRRSLFVGPADREAVNSGRADYVPVMLHQVPWLFKRGVLPLDYALVQVSPPDEFGFVSLGVEIIAAKAAVENARRVIALVNPQMPRTLGDTFVHVSKFAAFVEVDFPLPMLPRDTFGEVEAKIGKYVADLIDDGCTLQMGIGTIPDAVLANLIGRQDLGIHTEMVSDGVMEALEKGIVTGQRKSLLPGKVVGTFVLGSERLYRFVHNNPLFEMRPADWVNDPFNVARNDNMVAINSALEVDLTGQVCADSIGTRIYSGFGGQLDFIRGAAASNSGKPIIALPSTGKNNTLSRIVPLLKPGAGVVTTRADVHYVVTEYGVAELFGKSLRERAQALISIAHPNFREELSKAAFERGLLPKSFPGFSPI